One region of Glycine max cultivar Williams 82 chromosome 9, Glycine_max_v4.0, whole genome shotgun sequence genomic DNA includes:
- the LOC100306444 gene encoding heavy-metal-associated domain-containing protein, translated as MKKVVLKVELHDDKIKKKAMKAVSGISGVESVSVDMKDQKMTIIGDVDPVTVVGKFTKFSLGKLRKFCHVEILSVGPAKEEPKKEEKKPEAKKDPKEEYAELLKVVEANYYQTRHLQYPYYYSRTVEENPTGCVIC; from the exons ATGAAG AAAGTGGTGCTAAAGGTGGAACTCCATGAtgacaaaatcaagaaaaaggcCATGAAGGCAGTATCTGGTATTTCAG GGGTAGAGTCAGTCTCAGTGGACATGAAGGACCAGAAAATGACTATAATTGGGGATGTTGATCCTGTAACAGTAGTTGGAAAGTTTACAAAATTCAGTCTTGGCAAGCTTAGAAAATTCTGTCATGTTGAGATACTTTCAGTTGGACCAGCCAAAGAGGAACCAAAGAAAGAGGAGAAGAAGCCAGAAGCCAAGAAAGATCCAAAGGAGGAATATGCTGAACTTCTGAAGGTAGTTGAAGCCAATTATTATCAGACTAGACATCTGCAATACCCTTATTACTATAGCAGAACTGTGGAAGAGAATCCAACTGGCTGTGTTATTTGCTAA